The DNA sequence GATGAAAGAGGCGCCAGGAAGCCTTTTGTGCACGAGATTTTTACTACTAATTTTCTGTTATTACCTTATTTTAGAATACATTTCTGAATTTATTGCTTCGTCTTCACCCTAATATCCTTAATCTCTTCTTCCATCTTTGGTGGCTTTAATGATTCTTGAGTTCCGGTAGTAGCCTTTAATGCCTCTAATTTCCTTGCCCCTTTTTCATCCATCGCAGTGGCAAACCAATAGAGGAACGTGACGAAGAAACTACCACCCACGATATTCCCAAGGGTAACTGCAACGAGATTCCACCCAAACATCTTACCCCATGAAATCATCGCAGGATCGTGAGGCAGTAAATTCGCAATCGTCAAAAACGTCATATTCGCTACACTGTGTTCCATGCCTGTAGTAACAAAACAAAACAAAACCCACCAACACATCATTATCTTGGCGCTGTCACTGGTAACTCTAAAGCAACTCCATATACCTAAACATACAAGCCAGTTACAAAAAATACCCCTGAAAAACAATTCCCACCACGGCGCATTGCACTTATAGGTAGCAACCTTGTTCAAAAATGTGTGCCATGGATCAGGGGCAAACACACCAGACATATAAATTAAAAGCGCAAAAATCAGTGACCCACCCAGGTTACCTACATATGTCCAAAACCAGCCCAACATTGAATCACTAAGTGATACAGTACCTCTAAAAGTACCTTTCAGTATCAGTAAATTATACCCGGTAAACAACTCAGCTCCGCCAATAACTACTAATATCAAAGCGATAGGAAATACTGCACCTCCAACTATTTTACCGATTCCGGGATTTAACGCTGCAACAGGAGCAGCCGCAACAACCATAAGAAGGACACCAAATCCAATAAAAAAACCAGCTACTACAGAAAGCGTCAAGAAACCTACCAGACTATGCTTCAATGCAGTAGATTTCTTGAGAGACATTGCCGCAATTGCATCTACATTTCCAGTATATAACATTACTTGTTCTCCTCTAAAATGTTGTATACAGCATCTTAAAACAACACGAATTATCTCCTCCCCTTCTAAAGCTCAATACAACACAACTACTTATTCTCCTGTAATACTCTTTTTGATACACCCCTCCTTTCTTGATCACTCCTCTTTAAACATCCGTACATATTCTGTGTTCATTCTATACAAACTTTATCTAGTAACTATTCGTTTACTTAACAAAACATATGCCAACGACACTTTGCAGCAAAAATGCTGTTCATATTTTTATATAAGCAATTTCAAATCAACACACTATATAAACGATAGTTTATTTGTCATATGGATATCGGGGTGCTGTTAGAATCATGCAGGTCTTTCATTATGCAATAATAGTTTCACTGTCTGAATTTCATTTCCATAATAACCTATACGGTAAACGAGTGTTTATATATAATACGCTCTGGGTATAAGAGACCCTATGGTTACTGACAGATATAACTTCAGAGAAGACCTCATAAAACCGGTCTTTCACGCATTTTGAGAAATACTCTGCGCCATTTTGGCACATATGCAAGATGGTTTCACATCGCCTGCACATCTCTCAGCATAACAAAAGGCAAAAAAGTTGATTATTCCGTAATTGAACAAATGGAAGAATTAGATAAGGCTATGGATCATGTGGTCGCCCTTTAGAAACTGTTCCAGAGCAACTTTCCAAAGAATGGCTGTAGGATCATACAGAGATGACCGGGATGATTTGTTTTTCCGGTTAATAAAAAGCTGAATATCTTATTGCCGTGATTAAGGGATTGAGTAATAGAGGGGCATTCCATACAAAAACAAACAAGATTTTTGCTTCTTCAGATGATTGAGGTTTTTTTGTTTCAGGGTATGATACAAGACCGATTTTTATATCACAAAATCGATCACAGGATAGAAGTTTCCTGTTTAGTAATTAAACGAATCAGAAGATTCATGTAACATTCAGATCTTACTGAACACTAGCTTATAAGCCAATAAATATACTAATTATAGAATGAATAATAATAATCGGTGTTAAAAAGTCCAGGACAGAAGCCCCAATGTACAAATCATATTCCGTAATAAATCCGAACATATTGGTTGCACAAAGAAATCGTATAAAAAAGAATGCATAGAGTGTTAGGGTTATAGTTTTATTCAAAAATAGATATTTGCTATAGATATAAACGAAAATAAAAACAGAACCTAACCGAATTATACAGTTCAAAACATTTAAGATAAACAGAATACGGGATTCCTCTTCATCTTCTAAAAATATCTCTATGCCTACAGATAAAAAATATTTTGAGAAAAAATACAAACCAAAACCAATAATACTGAGGGAAAAAAGAGTTTTTGCCCAATCTATCAATTGTCTGATAGGCTGTACATCCTGATTCTTCAACTCAGATGAATTATCAGTCATTCCTCTTACTACTTTTTTCACAGAATCAGATGTAATGAAAATATATGCAAAGGCAAAAACGATAGCCATTACCACATCACCACACATATCAGGTAAATTTGGCACATGTACTTCGTACCTATGTTCATGATTTCCTGACTGAAGAAAGTCAAAATAGATCAGACCATGCATAATATTCCCTATTGCGAACCGTAAATTAACACCGATAAATATTAATAACGCGCCTATTTTTAAGTCCTTTATCGCATGTTTTGTTAATTTATTTTGACTCACGCAATTCGCTATACTAAACA is a window from the Candidatus Jettenia sp. genome containing:
- a CDS encoding formate/nitrite transporter family protein, encoding MLYTGNVDAIAAMSLKKSTALKHSLVGFLTLSVVAGFFIGFGVLLMVVAAAPVAALNPGIGKIVGGAVFPIALILVVIGGAELFTGYNLLILKGTFRGTVSLSDSMLGWFWTYVGNLGGSLIFALLIYMSGVFAPDPWHTFLNKVATYKCNAPWWELFFRGIFCNWLVCLGIWSCFRVTSDSAKIMMCWWVLFCFVTTGMEHSVANMTFLTIANLLPHDPAMISWGKMFGWNLVAVTLGNIVGGSFFVTFLYWFATAMDEKGARKLEALKATTGTQESLKPPKMEEEIKDIRVKTKQ